A region from the Microbacterium lacus genome encodes:
- a CDS encoding uridine kinase family protein, with protein sequence MPDHDIVAAITDAARTSDLEGVRLIGIDGPSGAGKSTIARAVAHELDAPIVEIDDFVSWGNFAGWWPRFDAEVVEPLLAGRTARYRVRDWQGDEFGDGLAGWKSVEPAPFVIFEGVTCTRRAVADRLAVRVWVDAPADERMRRGIARDGESHRHLWERWMPEEAAFFAADGTAARADVVVDGTAGARAADGTRRT encoded by the coding sequence ATGCCCGACCACGACATCGTCGCCGCGATCACCGACGCGGCGCGCACGTCGGACCTCGAGGGTGTGCGGCTCATCGGGATCGACGGGCCGTCCGGCGCGGGCAAGTCCACCATCGCGCGCGCGGTCGCGCACGAACTGGACGCCCCGATCGTCGAGATCGACGACTTCGTCTCGTGGGGGAACTTCGCGGGCTGGTGGCCGAGATTCGACGCCGAGGTCGTCGAACCGCTTCTGGCCGGCCGCACGGCGCGATATCGGGTGCGCGACTGGCAGGGCGACGAGTTCGGCGACGGCCTCGCCGGATGGAAGAGCGTCGAGCCGGCGCCGTTCGTGATCTTCGAGGGCGTGACGTGCACGCGTCGCGCGGTCGCGGACCGGCTCGCGGTGCGGGTGTGGGTCGACGCGCCCGCCGATGAGCGGATGCGGCGCGGCATCGCCCGCGACGGAGAGAGCCACCGTCACCTGTGGGAGCGGTGGATGCCGGAGGAGGCCGCGTTCTTCGCCGCCGACGGCACAGCCGCGCGCGCGGACGTCGTCGTGGACGGCACCGCGGGCGCCCGTGCCGCCGACGGCACCCGCCGGACCTGA
- a CDS encoding NAD(P)/FAD-dependent oxidoreductase: MHAHEVIVVGAGLAGLRCAVRLAAAGVDVVVLERSDDVGGRQRTDRVDGFLLDRGFQVLNPAYPAVRRWVDVDALEMRSFPVGVRVRRAHGVTELHHPLRHPGRVVPTLRSGLVSVPDAAALARWIAPVLLRPRSALRGTDRSLREGWDRAGLRGALRAEVLEPFLAGVLADDSGATSDAFAQLLVRMFVLGRPGVPARGIRALPDQLAEAVRAAGGGIRLDRRVDGVRAQPGGVEVSVDGGDPRTARAVVVAVGPDAVSDLLDVPRPRTRGLQTWWFAAEAPPSASALLSVDGVRSGPVVNTVVMTRTAPSYAPTGMHLIEATCLMPGATEPEVRRHLAFIWGRSVADWRLLRRDDIPDALPAQDPPLRVTSPARLAPGVFVAGDHRDTASIQGALVSGDRVAHRVLAALRA; this comes from the coding sequence ATGCACGCACACGAGGTGATCGTCGTCGGTGCCGGGCTCGCGGGGCTTCGCTGCGCGGTCCGGCTCGCCGCCGCGGGCGTCGACGTCGTGGTGCTCGAGCGGTCCGACGACGTGGGCGGTCGGCAGCGCACCGACCGCGTCGACGGCTTCCTGCTCGACCGCGGCTTCCAGGTGCTGAACCCCGCCTATCCGGCGGTCCGGCGCTGGGTCGACGTCGATGCGCTGGAGATGCGGTCCTTCCCGGTCGGGGTGCGCGTGCGCCGCGCGCACGGGGTGACTGAGCTGCACCACCCTCTGCGCCATCCCGGGCGCGTGGTGCCGACCCTGCGCAGTGGCCTGGTGAGCGTGCCGGATGCCGCCGCCCTGGCCCGCTGGATCGCCCCGGTGCTGCTGCGCCCGCGTTCGGCGCTCCGCGGGACAGATCGGTCGCTGCGCGAGGGGTGGGACCGCGCGGGGCTCCGCGGAGCGCTGCGCGCAGAAGTGCTCGAGCCGTTCCTCGCGGGTGTCCTCGCGGACGACTCCGGCGCGACGTCGGACGCGTTCGCGCAGCTCCTGGTGCGGATGTTCGTCCTCGGCCGGCCCGGAGTACCGGCTCGGGGGATCCGCGCTCTGCCGGATCAGCTCGCCGAGGCCGTGCGGGCGGCGGGGGGCGGCATCCGCCTCGATCGCCGGGTGGACGGCGTCCGAGCCCAGCCGGGCGGTGTCGAGGTGTCGGTGGACGGCGGGGACCCTCGCACGGCCCGGGCAGTCGTCGTCGCGGTGGGGCCGGATGCCGTGTCCGACCTGCTCGACGTGCCGCGGCCGCGGACCCGCGGCCTGCAGACGTGGTGGTTCGCAGCGGAGGCGCCGCCCTCGGCATCCGCTCTCCTCAGCGTCGACGGGGTACGGTCCGGGCCCGTCGTGAACACGGTGGTGATGACCCGCACTGCGCCGTCGTATGCGCCGACCGGCATGCACCTGATCGAGGCGACCTGCCTGATGCCCGGCGCGACCGAGCCGGAAGTGCGCCGGCACCTCGCGTTCATCTGGGGGCGGAGCGTCGCCGACTGGCGGCTGCTGCGCCGGGACGACATCCCCGACGCCCTGCCCGCGCAGGATCCGCCGCTGCGGGTGACCTCGCCGGCCCGCCTCGCCCCGGGTGTCTTCGTGGCCGGCGACCACCGGGACACCGCGTCGATCCAGGGCGCCCTCGTCTCGGGCGACCGGGTCGCGCACCGAGTGCTCGCCGCGCTCCGCGCCTGA
- a CDS encoding GMC family oxidoreductase, which yields MDAELPRVVVVGAGSAGCVLAARIADRYDVTLIEAGRPVTAGRADRALDAAVAHPETWALPARLTDDIAGRARPGRAVGGSSVVNGGYWLLPDAVDLEAWHDAGGDAWDPDRVRAVMRDLGDRMQAHPSPATHPVARAFADAAGGSAVAVPTTIVGGAPRTAAEAFLDDRVHVRSDCRVLRVVFADGRAVGVEVADADGELSVIDADEVVLCAGAFGTARLLLASGLGPAGMLQVDSVADLPGVGTGFSDHPTVWVEWMPRPGAPVPGPRPEDEHGAFPVALRIGADGGAGDALEILACTQPPAPEPDARTLGLIVGLQRPRSRGTVRPASAHPLAAPAIAYHYLEDEADRAALRFGVRRAVGILAAPAFAELVEELADLDPATLDDDALLDAWIVRHLGSAAHTCGTAPMGAADDPLAVVDGAGRVRGVPGLRIADASVLPVVPSCGPVAAVMAVGAIVADQM from the coding sequence GTGGATGCTGAACTGCCGCGCGTGGTCGTGGTCGGTGCCGGCAGTGCAGGGTGTGTGCTGGCGGCGCGAATCGCCGATCGCTACGACGTCACGCTGATCGAGGCGGGCCGACCCGTGACGGCGGGACGCGCCGACCGGGCGCTCGACGCCGCGGTCGCGCACCCCGAGACCTGGGCGCTGCCCGCGCGACTCACCGACGACATCGCGGGCCGGGCGCGGCCCGGGCGCGCGGTCGGCGGGTCGTCCGTGGTCAACGGCGGGTACTGGCTGCTTCCCGATGCTGTCGACCTGGAGGCGTGGCATGACGCGGGCGGCGACGCATGGGATCCCGATCGGGTGCGGGCGGTGATGCGCGACCTCGGCGACCGGATGCAGGCCCACCCGTCGCCGGCGACGCACCCGGTCGCGCGTGCGTTCGCCGATGCGGCGGGCGGAAGCGCAGTGGCTGTGCCGACCACGATCGTCGGCGGTGCCCCCCGGACGGCGGCCGAGGCCTTCCTCGATGACCGCGTGCACGTGCGCAGCGACTGCCGGGTTCTGCGGGTCGTGTTCGCGGACGGCCGCGCGGTCGGCGTCGAGGTCGCGGACGCCGACGGCGAGCTGTCGGTGATCGACGCCGATGAGGTCGTGCTGTGCGCGGGCGCCTTCGGCACGGCGCGCCTGCTGCTCGCGTCCGGCCTCGGTCCCGCCGGAATGCTGCAGGTCGACTCGGTGGCCGACCTGCCGGGTGTGGGCACCGGGTTCAGCGATCACCCCACGGTGTGGGTCGAGTGGATGCCGCGCCCCGGCGCCCCCGTTCCAGGCCCGCGTCCCGAGGACGAGCACGGAGCGTTCCCGGTCGCGCTGCGGATCGGCGCGGACGGGGGCGCGGGGGACGCGCTCGAGATCCTCGCCTGCACGCAGCCGCCCGCCCCCGAGCCGGATGCCCGCACGCTCGGGCTCATCGTCGGGCTGCAGCGCCCCCGCTCGCGCGGGACGGTGCGTCCGGCATCCGCTCACCCGCTCGCCGCACCCGCGATCGCGTACCACTACCTCGAGGACGAGGCTGATCGGGCCGCGTTGCGGTTCGGAGTGCGCCGCGCGGTTGGGATCCTCGCCGCGCCGGCGTTCGCCGAGCTCGTGGAGGAGCTCGCCGACCTCGATCCGGCCACTCTGGACGACGATGCTCTGCTGGACGCGTGGATCGTCCGGCACCTGGGCAGCGCCGCGCACACGTGCGGCACCGCGCCGATGGGCGCCGCGGACGACCCGCTTGCGGTCGTGGACGGCGCCGGGCGGGTCCGGGGTGTGCCGGGTCTGCGCATCGCCGACGCGTCCGTGCTCCCCGTCGTGCCCTCGTGCGGGCCGGTCGCCGCAGTGATGGCCGTCGGCGCGATCGTCGCCGACCAGATGTAG
- a CDS encoding zinc-binding dehydrogenase yields the protein MRAVRFSTFTETPVVVEVADPTPPAHGAVIRVTATGVCRSDWHAWQGHDSTVALPHIPGHEYVGVVESVGADVRDWAPGARVTAPFVNACGTCPTCLEGRQSICPQQTQAGFDRDGSFAERVVVHHADVNLVAVPDEIDDATAAGLGCRFATAYRAVSNRARVAPGEEVVVFGCGGVGLAAILVARARGARVVAVDVSPAALELAGRLGAAELLQAAAPGLDERLRSATSGGAHVVIEAIGRAELVRHGLGCLRPGGRHVQVGLLAGRDADPAVDLGRILALELELLGSHGMSAHEYPAMLDEIARGILDPAALLGRTITLDEAPAALVAMSAPSTAAGTTVIVL from the coding sequence ATGCGAGCCGTCCGCTTCTCGACCTTCACCGAGACCCCCGTCGTCGTCGAGGTCGCCGACCCCACGCCTCCCGCGCACGGGGCGGTGATCCGCGTGACGGCGACGGGCGTGTGCCGCAGCGACTGGCACGCCTGGCAGGGGCACGACTCGACGGTCGCCCTCCCCCATATTCCGGGACACGAATACGTCGGCGTCGTCGAGTCCGTCGGCGCGGACGTCCGGGACTGGGCTCCGGGCGCGCGCGTCACCGCGCCGTTCGTGAACGCGTGCGGCACGTGCCCGACCTGCCTCGAGGGCCGTCAGAGCATCTGTCCGCAGCAGACCCAGGCGGGTTTCGACCGCGACGGATCCTTCGCCGAGCGCGTCGTCGTGCACCACGCCGACGTCAACCTCGTCGCGGTGCCGGATGAGATCGACGACGCGACCGCCGCAGGACTCGGCTGTCGCTTCGCCACCGCCTATCGCGCGGTGTCGAACCGCGCGCGGGTGGCGCCCGGCGAGGAGGTCGTGGTCTTCGGATGCGGCGGCGTCGGTCTCGCGGCGATCCTCGTCGCCCGCGCCCGCGGCGCACGTGTCGTCGCGGTCGACGTGTCTCCGGCGGCGCTCGAGCTCGCCGGGCGCCTCGGAGCGGCGGAGCTCCTGCAGGCCGCAGCACCCGGCCTCGACGAGCGCCTCCGCTCGGCGACCTCGGGCGGCGCCCACGTCGTGATCGAGGCGATCGGCCGCGCCGAGCTCGTGCGGCACGGGCTCGGCTGCCTGCGCCCCGGCGGTCGGCACGTCCAGGTCGGGCTCCTCGCCGGCCGGGACGCCGACCCCGCGGTCGACCTCGGCCGCATCCTGGCGCTCGAACTCGAACTGCTCGGCAGCCACGGCATGTCCGCGCACGAGTACCCGGCGATGCTCGATGAGATCGCGCGCGGCATCCTCGATCCTGCCGCCCTTCTTGGGCGCACGATCACCCTCGATGAGGCCCCCGCCGCGCTCGTCGCGATGTCCGCGCCGTCGACCGCAGCGGGTACGACGGTGATCGTGCTCTAG
- a CDS encoding SRPBCC family protein translates to MITVVETVQIAHPAEGVFAFIAEPTNRPRWDETVVSEELTSDPPLRAGSTLRSQLRAMGREVEFHWRVTAYEPPRLMSFVSTEGPLETSLVLQLAASEQTTLLTATIEATPSGMMRLFEPVIGEGVRNNLATGLERMKALLEA, encoded by the coding sequence ATGATCACCGTCGTCGAGACCGTGCAGATCGCCCACCCCGCCGAAGGGGTGTTCGCCTTCATCGCCGAGCCCACCAACCGGCCGCGATGGGACGAGACCGTCGTGTCGGAGGAACTGACCTCGGATCCTCCGCTGCGCGCCGGCAGCACGCTGCGCTCGCAGCTGCGGGCGATGGGACGGGAGGTGGAGTTCCACTGGCGCGTCACGGCGTACGAGCCGCCGCGGCTCATGTCCTTCGTGAGCACCGAGGGGCCGCTGGAGACGTCGCTGGTGCTCCAGCTGGCGGCGTCCGAGCAGACGACGCTGCTGACGGCGACGATCGAGGCGACCCCGTCGGGGATGATGCGGCTGTTCGAACCGGTGATCGGCGAGGGCGTGCGCAACAACCTCGCGACCGGGCTGGAGCGGATGAAGGCGCTGCTGGAGGCCTAG
- a CDS encoding DUF2071 domain-containing protein: MTLSSDAPALAGRAVIAQRWSGAVFVHWRVPPETVERMLPHGVRPDTFDGSAWVGLVPFVLSDFRFLPLPPVPLLGTFAEINVRTYGIDDAGRRSVVFRTLEAEHLLPVLAARVLFGLPYRWARIGVRASDDVIEYRSRRRRVDGRATGPGTRIAVRVGDTPVDTPLSRFLTARWGFHETHLGRTRWAANEHPAWPLVDADLLALSDDLVFDAGFGELAGRAPDSVLAMPARHPGFLTSFAAPVIVPTSKGHR, from the coding sequence ATGACGCTCAGCTCGGACGCCCCGGCCCTGGCCGGGCGTGCGGTGATCGCGCAGCGGTGGAGCGGCGCGGTGTTCGTGCACTGGCGCGTGCCGCCGGAGACGGTGGAGAGGATGCTGCCGCACGGGGTGCGCCCGGACACGTTCGACGGGTCCGCGTGGGTCGGGCTCGTGCCGTTCGTGCTGTCGGACTTCCGTTTCCTGCCGCTCCCTCCTGTGCCGCTCCTCGGCACGTTCGCCGAGATCAACGTCCGCACGTACGGCATCGATGATGCCGGGCGACGGAGTGTCGTCTTCCGCACGCTCGAGGCCGAGCACCTGCTCCCCGTGCTGGCGGCGCGTGTCCTGTTCGGCCTGCCGTACCGCTGGGCGCGCATCGGCGTGCGTGCGAGCGATGACGTGATCGAATACCGGTCGCGCCGTCGCCGCGTCGACGGGCGCGCGACCGGCCCCGGCACCCGCATCGCCGTCCGGGTGGGTGACACCCCTGTCGACACCCCGCTCTCGCGCTTTCTGACCGCCCGCTGGGGCTTCCACGAGACGCACCTCGGTCGCACGCGGTGGGCGGCGAACGAGCACCCGGCGTGGCCTCTCGTGGATGCCGACCTCCTCGCCCTCTCCGACGACCTCGTCTTCGACGCCGGGTTCGGCGAACTCGCCGGCAGGGCACCCGATTCGGTGCTGGCGATGCCGGCCCGGCACCCGGGTTTCCTCACGAGCTTCGCCGCGCCCGTCATCGTCCCGACCTCGAAAGGACACCGATGA
- a CDS encoding hemolysin family protein, protein MTADLLWNIGLVILFVLIGGVFAATEMALVTLRESQINAISARGRRGRKVADLARNPNTFLSAVQIGVTVAGFASAAYGATSIAPSVAPLFVWLGAAEPLALTLATLVLTLVIAYLSLVLGELVPKRLAIQRNAQFAYAIAPVLDGFATVMKPVIWLLSVSTNALVRLLGGDPHKTADEMSDEEIRDIVASHQGLPEDERRILDDVLSLRGRQISEVMRPRPEVVALDETATIADALVQVRDLPFSRFPVSDRSIDDITGFVHVRDLFEADDPGEPIQRIARPIAYVPATARVLPTLTRLRAGGHQIAVVVDEYGGTDGIVTLEDLVEEVVGEIFDEYDTAADPATSGGEVDGRLNLQDFEELTGLQLPRGASDTIAGFVVEQLGRLAVVGDTIEVEGGTIQVTELDRRRIAAVRVAHRAPVAEDAAG, encoded by the coding sequence ATGACCGCCGACCTGCTGTGGAACATCGGCCTGGTGATCCTGTTCGTCCTGATCGGCGGCGTCTTCGCCGCGACCGAGATGGCCCTCGTGACGCTGCGCGAGAGCCAGATCAACGCGATCTCGGCCCGCGGTCGCCGGGGCCGGAAGGTCGCGGATCTGGCCCGCAACCCCAACACGTTCCTCTCGGCGGTGCAGATCGGCGTGACCGTCGCCGGGTTCGCCTCGGCGGCGTACGGCGCGACCTCGATCGCGCCGTCCGTCGCGCCGCTGTTCGTCTGGCTCGGCGCCGCGGAGCCGCTGGCGCTGACCCTCGCGACCCTCGTGCTCACCCTGGTGATCGCCTACCTCTCGCTCGTGCTCGGCGAGCTCGTCCCCAAGCGCCTCGCGATCCAGCGCAACGCGCAGTTCGCGTACGCGATCGCGCCGGTGCTCGACGGCTTCGCCACCGTCATGAAGCCGGTCATCTGGCTGCTGTCGGTGTCCACGAACGCGCTCGTGCGCCTGCTCGGCGGCGATCCGCACAAGACCGCCGACGAGATGAGCGACGAGGAGATCCGCGACATCGTCGCGAGCCACCAGGGTCTTCCGGAGGACGAGCGCCGCATCCTCGATGACGTCCTGTCCCTCCGCGGCCGTCAGATCAGCGAGGTCATGCGACCGCGCCCGGAGGTCGTCGCGCTCGACGAGACCGCCACGATCGCCGACGCCCTGGTGCAGGTGCGCGATCTGCCGTTCTCGCGGTTCCCGGTGTCGGATCGCTCGATCGACGACATCACCGGTTTCGTCCACGTGCGCGATCTCTTCGAAGCGGACGACCCGGGCGAGCCGATCCAGCGGATCGCGCGGCCGATCGCGTACGTGCCGGCGACCGCGCGCGTGCTGCCCACACTGACCCGCCTGCGTGCCGGCGGACATCAGATCGCCGTCGTCGTCGACGAATACGGCGGCACCGACGGCATCGTGACGCTCGAGGACCTCGTGGAGGAGGTGGTCGGCGAGATCTTCGACGAGTACGACACCGCCGCCGACCCGGCGACCTCCGGCGGCGAGGTGGACGGACGGTTGAACCTGCAGGACTTCGAAGAGCTCACCGGCCTCCAGCTGCCGCGCGGCGCGTCCGACACGATCGCGGGCTTCGTCGTGGAGCAGCTCGGACGGCTCGCCGTCGTCGGCGACACGATCGAGGTCGAGGGCGGGACGATCCAGGTGACCGAGCTGGATCGGCGCCGCATCGCCGCCGTGCGGGTGGCGCACCGGGCTCCGGTCGCCGAGGACGCCGCCGGCTGA
- a CDS encoding TerC family protein, which yields MNVTPLVWIITIAVTIAFFVYEFYAHVRKPHEPSIGESARWSAFYIGLALLFGVGIGMVSGWTYGGEYFAGYLTEKALSIDNLFVFLIVMAGFAVPKIYQQKVLMIGIVIALIMRGAFIAVGAALIENFSWVFWIFGGLLLFLAYRQAFAHGESDPANGKFMRFVRRHLPVSDEYNGDKLTVVKDGRRFVTPMLLVIVAIGFVDLIFAVDSIPAIYGLTNEAYIVFTANAFALMGLRQLFFLIGGLLERLVYLAQGLAVILAFIGVKLLIHALHKNELPFINGGEPWKVIPEIPIWVSLLFIAGTIAVATVASLIKTRKDRIREPEEVTEQIAEARDPR from the coding sequence GTGAACGTCACTCCGCTCGTCTGGATCATCACGATCGCGGTCACGATCGCCTTCTTCGTCTACGAGTTCTACGCGCACGTCCGCAAGCCCCACGAGCCGTCCATCGGCGAATCGGCGCGCTGGTCAGCCTTCTACATCGGCCTCGCGCTGCTGTTCGGCGTGGGCATCGGCATGGTCTCCGGCTGGACCTACGGCGGCGAGTACTTCGCCGGCTACCTGACCGAGAAGGCCCTGTCGATCGACAACCTCTTCGTCTTCCTGATCGTCATGGCCGGCTTCGCCGTGCCGAAGATCTATCAGCAGAAGGTGCTGATGATCGGCATCGTGATCGCGCTCATCATGCGCGGTGCGTTCATCGCCGTCGGTGCCGCACTCATCGAGAACTTCTCCTGGGTGTTCTGGATCTTCGGCGGTCTGCTGCTGTTCCTCGCCTACCGCCAGGCGTTCGCGCACGGCGAGTCCGACCCCGCGAACGGCAAGTTCATGCGGTTCGTGCGGCGCCACCTGCCGGTCAGCGACGAGTACAACGGTGACAAGCTCACCGTCGTGAAGGACGGCCGCCGCTTCGTCACGCCGATGCTCCTCGTGATCGTCGCGATCGGCTTCGTCGACCTGATCTTCGCCGTCGACTCGATCCCCGCGATCTACGGACTCACGAACGAGGCGTACATCGTGTTCACCGCGAACGCCTTCGCTCTCATGGGGCTGCGCCAGCTGTTCTTCCTCATCGGCGGGCTGCTCGAGCGCCTCGTGTACCTCGCACAGGGACTCGCGGTCATCCTCGCCTTCATCGGCGTGAAGCTGCTCATCCACGCGCTGCACAAGAACGAGCTGCCGTTCATCAACGGCGGGGAGCCCTGGAAGGTCATCCCCGAGATCCCGATCTGGGTTTCGCTCCTGTTCATCGCCGGCACGATCGCGGTCGCAACCGTCGCGAGCCTGATCAAGACCCGCAAGGACCGCATCCGCGAGCCCGAAGAGGTCACCGAGCAGATCGCCGAAGCGCGCGACCCGCGCTAG
- a CDS encoding N-acetyltransferase, which translates to MPFPLVPRSLATEEFALRPITAADAARDHAAVMETRTDLRVWEQSSWPAEDFTVEANREDLVDLERRHAEGRAFTFTVVDPSDSECLGCVYVFAPTASFLAQATVTPLTGEMWLVQDAVVYFWVRATRAATGTDARLLAALRPWFRDEWKAARTVFVTNELFTHQVGLLERAGLTPAFRFIEPDKPGPYVAFA; encoded by the coding sequence ATGCCGTTCCCGCTCGTCCCGAGATCCTTGGCGACCGAAGAGTTCGCCCTGCGCCCGATCACCGCCGCGGACGCCGCGCGCGACCACGCGGCGGTGATGGAGACGCGCACCGATCTGCGCGTGTGGGAGCAGTCGAGCTGGCCCGCGGAGGACTTCACCGTCGAGGCGAACCGTGAGGACCTCGTCGACCTCGAGCGCCGGCACGCCGAGGGCCGCGCCTTCACGTTCACGGTCGTCGATCCGTCGGACTCCGAGTGCCTGGGATGCGTCTACGTCTTCGCCCCGACGGCGTCTTTCCTCGCGCAGGCGACGGTCACCCCGCTGACCGGAGAGATGTGGCTCGTGCAGGATGCCGTCGTCTACTTCTGGGTCCGGGCGACCCGCGCCGCGACCGGGACGGACGCACGGCTGCTCGCAGCGCTGCGGCCGTGGTTCCGCGACGAGTGGAAGGCGGCGCGGACGGTGTTCGTGACCAACGAGCTCTTCACCCACCAGGTCGGACTCCTCGAACGGGCGGGCCTGACGCCGGCCTTCCGGTTCATCGAACCCGACAAGCCCGGCCCGTACGTCGCGTTCGCCTGA
- the helR gene encoding RNA polymerase recycling motor ATPase HelR yields MPHSTETDEIFALPPRLHAKATDALIGDDRRHFAHVAAALAQTRADAEVRLAAARRAPAGSGQRALERDLDVQRLSARARVLGRFGVDVCIGKMVDVEGRASYIGRFGLADDDEDRLLTDWRAPASEPFFAASALHPMGLALRRRYRWSGGRIVDYWDEVFAADGVDHSAALDDESAFIASLGASRSAKMRDVLATIQTDQDAIIRAGARGARVVDGGPGTGKTVVALHRAAYLLYADPTLAGAGGLLFVGPHRPYVDYVDDVLPGLGEDGALVCAIRDLVPDAGPVGREEDPAVRRAKESAVLVDGIEAAVRLWQRPPGRTLAIDTAWGDVVIGPAEWAEIFEADDGAAHNTVRAQAWERLIDLLTERVDDLATPADDRWSDGWGDASRPRERDFDAYGRDAGQEESVREALESDEAIRAAFDRMWPLLDPDALLRGLLSSADMLRRCASGFGEAGIRALVDAPAAWTDVDGPLRDAARFAVGDPRAHVRAERARREAAAEERVRADVIGDLIAADDGDLRIMSMLRGQDLRRTLARRDAAPDDVLAGPFGHIVVDEAQELTEAQWRMVLRRCPSRSLTIVGDRAQARAGFAESWTERLSRIGVDRVTVSTLGVNYRTPEEVMEVAGPVIRAALPDANVPVSIRRTGVPVRRARRDELSAILDAWEERSPDGTAVVIGDADASPRERVRVLTPELVKGLEFDLVVLVDPESFGPGLTGAVDRYVSMTRATQQLVLLS; encoded by the coding sequence ATGCCGCATTCCACCGAGACCGACGAGATCTTCGCCCTGCCGCCCCGGCTGCATGCCAAGGCGACCGATGCGCTGATCGGAGACGATCGGAGGCACTTCGCCCACGTCGCAGCCGCCCTTGCCCAGACCCGCGCGGACGCGGAGGTCCGGCTCGCCGCGGCGCGTCGGGCGCCTGCCGGCTCCGGACAGCGGGCACTCGAGCGCGACCTCGACGTGCAGCGACTCAGCGCACGCGCGCGGGTGCTCGGCCGCTTCGGCGTCGACGTGTGCATCGGCAAGATGGTCGATGTCGAGGGTCGCGCCTCGTACATCGGCCGGTTCGGCCTGGCCGATGACGACGAGGACCGGCTGCTGACGGATTGGCGGGCGCCGGCATCCGAGCCGTTCTTCGCCGCGAGCGCGCTGCACCCCATGGGGCTTGCGCTGCGCCGCCGCTACCGATGGAGCGGCGGGCGCATCGTCGACTACTGGGACGAGGTGTTCGCAGCGGACGGCGTCGATCACTCGGCGGCGCTGGACGACGAGTCGGCCTTCATCGCGAGCCTCGGAGCGAGTCGGTCGGCGAAGATGCGCGATGTGCTCGCGACGATCCAGACCGATCAGGACGCGATCATCCGGGCGGGCGCCCGCGGTGCGCGCGTCGTCGACGGCGGTCCCGGGACGGGCAAGACCGTCGTCGCCCTGCACCGGGCGGCGTACCTGCTGTACGCGGATCCGACGCTCGCCGGCGCGGGCGGTCTGCTGTTCGTCGGGCCGCACCGGCCGTATGTCGACTACGTCGACGACGTGCTGCCGGGCCTCGGGGAGGACGGTGCCCTCGTATGCGCGATCCGCGATCTCGTGCCGGACGCGGGTCCGGTCGGACGCGAGGAGGATCCGGCCGTACGGAGGGCGAAGGAGAGTGCCGTGCTGGTCGACGGGATCGAGGCGGCGGTGCGGCTGTGGCAGCGGCCGCCCGGTCGTACACTCGCGATCGACACCGCCTGGGGCGATGTCGTCATCGGTCCCGCGGAGTGGGCGGAGATCTTCGAGGCCGATGACGGCGCCGCGCACAACACCGTCCGCGCGCAGGCGTGGGAGCGGCTGATCGACCTGCTCACGGAGCGCGTCGACGACCTCGCAACGCCTGCCGACGACCGGTGGAGCGACGGATGGGGCGACGCGTCGAGGCCTCGGGAGCGCGACTTCGACGCGTACGGACGGGATGCCGGGCAGGAGGAGTCCGTGCGCGAGGCGCTCGAGAGCGACGAGGCGATACGTGCGGCGTTCGACCGGATGTGGCCGCTGCTGGACCCGGACGCGCTGCTGCGGGGACTCCTGTCGTCGGCCGACATGCTGCGACGATGCGCGTCCGGATTCGGGGAGGCCGGCATCCGCGCGCTCGTCGACGCACCGGCGGCGTGGACCGACGTCGACGGACCGCTGCGGGATGCCGCCCGCTTCGCCGTCGGAGACCCGCGGGCGCACGTGCGGGCGGAGCGGGCGCGGCGCGAGGCGGCTGCGGAGGAGCGCGTGCGGGCGGACGTCATCGGCGATCTGATCGCCGCCGACGACGGCGACCTGAGGATCATGTCGATGCTGCGCGGGCAGGATCTGCGCCGGACGCTCGCCCGTCGTGACGCGGCGCCCGATGACGTGCTCGCCGGGCCGTTCGGGCACATCGTGGTCGATGAGGCGCAGGAGCTCACCGAGGCGCAGTGGCGAATGGTGCTGCGGCGGTGTCCGTCGCGGAGCCTCACGATCGTGGGCGACCGGGCACAGGCGCGCGCGGGCTTCGCCGAGTCGTGGACCGAGCGTCTGTCGCGCATCGGCGTCGACCGGGTCACGGTGTCCACGCTCGGGGTGAACTACCGCACCCCCGAAGAGGTGATGGAGGTCGCGGGGCCGGTCATCCGCGCCGCGCTGCCGGACGCGAACGTGCCGGTCTCGATCCGCCGGACGGGGGTGCCGGTGCGGCGCGCTCGCCGCGACGAGCTGTCGGCCATCCTCGACGCGTGGGAGGAGCGGTCGCCGGACGGCACGGCGGTCGTGATCGGGGATGCCGACGCCTCACCGCGCGAACGGGTGCGCGTGCTCACGCCCGAGCTGGTCAAGGGCCTCGAGTTCGATCTCGTCGTGCTCGTGGATCCGGAGTCGTTCGGCCCGGGTCTGACCGGCGCGGTCGACCGGTACGTGTCGATGACGCGCGCGACCCAGCAGCTCGTGCTGCTGTCCTGA